A stretch of the Danio rerio strain Tuebingen ecotype United States chromosome 18, GRCz12tu, whole genome shotgun sequence genome encodes the following:
- the ppfia1 gene encoding liprin-alpha-1 isoform X11, producing MMCEVMPTISEAEVCSAGGALGSGSPVQTDSEGHFESLMVSMLEERDRLLDTLRETQENLCVAQSKLHEISHERDSLQRQLNSALPQEFAALTKEVNMCREQLLEREEEIAELKAERNNTRLLLEHLECLVSRHERSLRMTVVKRQAQSPAGVSSEVEVLKALKSLFEHHKALDEKVRERLRVALERCSILEEQLTASHKELMFMKEQNSQKKLIIDASAEINHSSDATPNANGKQRLSDISVALDAGSVSEGDLQELMERQSKELLLLKERVASLISRESELEEDLDTARRDLIKSEDANSRLQRDLRESLAQKDDMEERITTLEKRYLSAQREATSVHDLNDKLENEIANKDSLLCQLEEKSRQLQERLELAEQKLQQTLRKAETLPEVEAELAQRVVALTKAEERHGNVEERLRQMEAQLEEKNQELLRARQREKMNEEHNKRLSETVDKLLSESNERLQLHLKERMTALEDKNALIRDLEHTKKMIEEAHHEKEQLLIQIETMRTEHERGRSRSNSLLHHGRSHMSGTPDFRYPVSVSSAMDSQYSGALVLRRPQKGRVSALRDEPSKTLDEQDWDRLQQANVLANVAHAFESDMDMSDVEDDRETVFSSMDLLSPAGQADAQTLALMLQEQLDAINNEIRMIQEEKECTALRAEQIESRVGSGDDLGSRFRPLPPSFHSSAHSEASPPGSGHSTPRRELDRMGVMTLCAQDDKATIRCETSPPSTPSSIRLHRGALHTASHEDLRDPRSAGLQDGASSNPSSSNSSQDSLNKGTKKKSIKSSIGRLFAKKEKSRAAAGRETAAPALAGSADGSGSQDSMTLSKLGPAEKNRKLQKNRSPQSGHELLEEACRQGLPFAQWDGPTVVVWLELWVGMPAWYVAACRANVKSGAIMSALSDTEIQREIGISNPLHRLKLRLAIQEIMSLTSPSAPPTSRTSSGNVWLTHEEMESLAATPPTEDEEGSWAQTLAYGDMNHEWIGNDWLPSLGLPQYRSYFMESLVDARMLDHLTKKDLRSQLKMVDSFHRNSFQCGVMCLRRLNYDRKELERRREETQTEGNDVLVWTNERVVSWVQAIGLKDYAANLLESGVHGALIALDETFDHNALALLLQIPTQCTQARALLEQEYRQLLSGGTERRQEEDDDKSFRRAPSWRKKFRPKDVRGMSVSAADTLPASFRVSAGDANTAALINRKTQLDGGVSGVQRLDAAAVRTYSC from the exons ATGATGTGCGAGGTGATGCCCACCATCAGTGAGGCGGAGGTCTGCAGTGCGGGCGGGGCTCTGGGCTCCGGGTCCCCAGTGCAGACGGACTCTGAGGGCCACTTTGAGTCTCTGATGGTGTCGATGCTGGAGGAGCGAGACCGGCTGCTGGACACACTGCGGGAAACACAGGAGAACCTGTGTGTGGCCCAGAGCAAACTCCACGAGATCAGCCACGAGAGAGACTCACTGCAGAGACAGCTGAACAGCGCACTGCCACAG GAGTTTGCTGCTCTGACGAAGGAAGTGAACATGTGTCGAGAGCAACTGCTGGAGCGAGAGGAGGAGATTGCAGAGCTGAAGGCCGAGAGGAACAACACACgc CTGCTGCTGGAGCATCTGGAGTGTCTGGTGTCTCGACACGAGCGCTCCCTCAGGATGACGGTGGTGAAGCGGCAGGCTCAGTCTCCAGCCGGCGTCTCCAGCGAGGTGGAAGTGCTCAAAGCCCTCAAATCCCTCTTTGAGCACCACAAGGCCCTGGATGAGAAG gtGCGTGAGCGTCTGCGTGTGGCGTTGGAGAGATGCAGCATTCTGGAGGAGCAGCTGACGGCCTCACACAAAGAG cttatGTTCATGAAGGAGCAGAACAGTCAGAAGAAGCTGATTATCGACGCATCAGCAGAAATCAACCACAGCTCTGATGCCACGCCAAATGCTAACGGCAAG cAGCGTCTGTCAGACATATCCGTGGCTCTGGATGCGGGCAGTGTGTCTGAGGGGGATCTGCAGGAGCTGATGGAGCGTCAGAGTAAagagctgctgctgctgaagGAGAGAGTGGCGTCTCTGATCAGCCGAGAGTCTGAGCTGGAGGAGGATCTGGACACGGCCCGCAGAGACCTCATCAAGAGTGAAGACGCCAACAGCCGACTGCAGAGAGACCTGCGagag TCTCTAGCGCAGAAGGATGATATGGAGGAGCGCATCACCACGCTGGAGAAACGATACCTGTCGGCTCAGAGGGAAGCCACGTCTGTGCACGACCTCAACGACAAGCTGGAGAACGAGATCGCCAACAAGGACTCGCTGCTCTGCCAG ctggaGGAGAAGAGCCGTCAGCTGCAGGAGAGGCTGGAGTTGGCGGAACAGAAGCTCCAGCAGACGCTCCGTAAGGCCGAGACGCTGCCCGAGGTGGAGGCAGAGCTGGCGCAGAGAGTCGTGGCCCTCACCAAG gcGGAGGAGCGTCATGGGAATGTGGAGGAGCGTCTGCGGCAGATGGAGGCGCAATTGGAGGAGAAGAACCAGGAGCTGCTGAGG GCGCGTCAGCGGGAGAAGATGAACGAGGAGCACAACAAGCGTCTGTCGGAGACGGTGGACAAACTGCTGTCAGAGTCCAACGAGAGGCTGCAGCTGCACCTGAAGGAGCGCATGACGGCGCTGGAGGacaag AACGCCCTGATCCGAGACCTGGAGCACACCAAGAAGATGATCGAGGAGGCGCACCAtgagaag gAGCAGCTGCTCATCCAGATCGAGACCATGAGGACGGAGCACGAGAGGGGCCGCAGTAGGAGCAACTCACTGCTGCATCATGG CCGTTCCCACATGAGCGGGACTCCAGATTTCCGGTACCCGGTGTCGGTGTCGTCAGCGATGGACAGTCAGTACAGCGGTGCGCTGGTGCTCAGGAGACCTCAGAAGGGGAGAGTGTCTGCACTCAGAGACGAGCCGTCcaag ACGCTGGACGAGCAGGACTGGGACCGGCTGCAGCAGGCTAATGTTCTGGCTAACGTAGCGCACGCGTTTGAGAGCGACATGGACATGTCAGACGTGGAGGACGACAGAGAGACGGTCTTCAGCTCCATGGACCTGCTGTCTCCTGCTGGACAGGCGGACGCTCAGACGCTAGCGCTAATGCTACAGGAGCAGCTGGACGCCATCAACAACGAGatacg gatgaTCCAGGAGGAGAAGGAGTGTACGGCGCTGCGGGCGGAGCAGATCGAGTCTCGGGTGGGCAGCGGTGATGATCTGGGCAGCCGCTTCCGCCCGCTGCCGCCCTCCTTCCACAGCTCCGCCCACAGCGAGGCGTCGCCGCCCGGATCAGGACACTCCACCCCCCGCCGAGAGCTGGACCGCATGGGGGTCATGACCCtg tGTGCGCAGGATGATAAAGCCACCATCCGCTGTGAGACGTCTCCTCCCTCCACCCCTTCCTCCATCAGGCTGCACAGAGGAGCGCTGCACACCGCCAGCCATGAGGACCTCCGGGACCCCCGCAg cgcgGGGCTCCAGGACGGGGCCTCCAGTAACCCCAGCAGCAGTAACAGCAGTCAGGACTCCCTCAATAAAGGCACCAAGAAGAAGAGCATCAAGTCCTCCATCGGCCGGCTGTTCGCCAAGAAGGAGAAGAGCAGAGCTGCTGCGGGCCGAGAGACAGCTGcgccag CTCTGGCAGGATCAGCAGACGGCAGCGGCTCTCAGGACTCTATGACCCTCAGTAAGCTGGGCCCCGCCGAGAAGAACCGCAAACTGCAGAAGAA TCGTAGCCCACAGTCAGG gcatgAGCTGCTGGAGGAGGCGTGTCGTCAGGGTCTGCCCTTTGCTCAGTGGGACGGTCCTACAGTGGTGGTGTGGCTGGAg CTGTGGGTGGGGATGCCCGCCTGGTACGTGGCGGCGTGTCGTGCCAATGTGAAGAGCGGCGCCATCATGTCTGCGCTGTCGGACACagagatccagcgggagatcggCATCAGTAACCCGCTGCACCGGCTCAAGCTGAGACTCGCCATCCAGGAGATCATGTCCCTCACCAGCCCCTCAGCCCCGCCCACCTCCAgaacg TCTTCAGGGAATGTGTGGCTCACTCATGAGGAGATGGAGAGTCTGGCTGCGACGCCGCCCACG GAGGATGAGGAGGGCAGCTGGGCGCAG ACTCTGGCTTATGGGGACATGAACCATGAGTGGATCGGGAACGACTGGCTGCCCAGTCTGGGTCTGCCGCAGTACCGCAGCTACTTCATGGAGTCGCTGGTGGACGCCCGCATGCTGGACCACCTGACCAAGAAGGACCTGCGCAGCCAGCTGAAGATGGTGGACAGCttccacag GAACAGTTTTCAGTGTGGTGTGATGTGTCTGAGACGGCTGAACTACGACAGGAAAGAGCTGGAGCGCAGACGAGAGGAGACGCAGACAGAAGGCaacg atgtgcTGGTGTGGACGAATGAGCGTGTGGTGAGCTGGGTCCAGGCGATCGGGCTGAAGGATTACGCTGCCAATCTGCTGGAGAGCGGCGTTCACGGAGCGCTCATCGCCCTCGACGAAACCTTCGACCACAACGCCCTCGCCCTCCTGCTGCAGATCCCTACACAGTGCACTCAG gcgcgGGCACTGCTGGAGCAGGAGTACAGGCAGCTGCTGAGCGGTGGGACGGAAAGACGGCaggaggag gatgaTGATAAGAGTTTCCGGCGTGCTCCATCTTGGAGGAAGAAGTTCAGGCCTAAAGACGTGCGCGGTATGAGTGTGAGCGCGGCGGACACACTGCCGGCCAGCTTCAGGGTGAGCGCAGGAGACGCCAACACTGCTGCCCTCATCAACAGGAAAACACAGCTGGACG GTGGTGTGAGTGGAGTTCAGCGTCTGGATGCGGCTGCCGTCAGGACCTACTCCTGCTGA
- the ppfia1 gene encoding liprin-alpha-1 isoform X37 yields MMCEVMPTISEAEVCSAGGALGSGSPVQTDSEGHFESLMVSMLEERDRLLDTLRETQENLCVAQSKLHEISHERDSLQRQLNSALPQEFAALTKEVNMCREQLLEREEEIAELKAERNNTRLLLEHLECLVSRHERSLRMTVVKRQAQSPAGVSSEVEVLKALKSLFEHHKALDEKVRERLRVALERCSILEEQLTASHKELMFMKEQNSQKKLIIDASAEINHSSDATPNANGKQRLSDISVALDAGSVSEGDLQELMERQSKELLLLKERVASLISRESELEEDLDTARRDLIKSEDANSRLQRDLRESLAQKDDMEERITTLEKRYLSAQREATSVHDLNDKLENEIANKDSLLCQLEEKSRQLQERLELAEQKLQQTLRKAETLPEVEAELAQRVVALTKAEERHGNVEERLRQMEAQLEEKNQELLRARQREKMNEEHNKRLSETVDKLLSESNERLQLHLKERMTALEDKNALIRDLEHTKKMIEEAHHEKEQLLIQIETMRTEHERGRSRSNSLLHHGRSHMSGTPDFRYPVSVSSAMDSQYSGALVLRRPQKGRVSALRDEPSKTLDEQDWDRLQQANVLANVAHAFESDMDMSDVEDDRETVFSSMDLLSPAGQADAQTLALMLQEQLDAINNEIRMIQEEKECTALRAEQIESRVGSGDDLGSRFRPLPPSFHSSAHSEASPPGSGHSTPRRELDRMGVMTLCAQDDKATIRCETSPPSTPSSIRLHRGALHTASHEDLRDPRSAGLQDGASSNPSSSNSSQDSLNKGTKKKSIKSSIGRLFAKKEKSRAAAGRETAAPALAGSADGSGSQDSMTLSKLGPAEKNRKLQKNRSPQSGHELLEEACRQGLPFAQWDGPTVVVWLELWVGMPAWYVAACRANVKSGAIMSALSDTEIQREIGISNPLHRLKLRLAIQEIMSLTSPSAPPTSRTTLAYGDMNHEWIGNDWLPSLGLPQYRSYFMESLVDARMLDHLTKKDLRSQLKMVDSFHRNSFQCGVMCLRRLNYDRKELERRREETQTEGNDVLVWTNERVVSWVQAIGLKDYAANLLESGVHGALIALDETFDHNALALLLQIPTQCTQARALLEQEYRQLLSGGTERRQEEDDDKSFRRAPSWRKKFRPKDVRGMSVSAADTLPASFRVSAGDANTAALINRKTQLDGGVSGVQRLDAAAVRTYSC; encoded by the exons ATGATGTGCGAGGTGATGCCCACCATCAGTGAGGCGGAGGTCTGCAGTGCGGGCGGGGCTCTGGGCTCCGGGTCCCCAGTGCAGACGGACTCTGAGGGCCACTTTGAGTCTCTGATGGTGTCGATGCTGGAGGAGCGAGACCGGCTGCTGGACACACTGCGGGAAACACAGGAGAACCTGTGTGTGGCCCAGAGCAAACTCCACGAGATCAGCCACGAGAGAGACTCACTGCAGAGACAGCTGAACAGCGCACTGCCACAG GAGTTTGCTGCTCTGACGAAGGAAGTGAACATGTGTCGAGAGCAACTGCTGGAGCGAGAGGAGGAGATTGCAGAGCTGAAGGCCGAGAGGAACAACACACgc CTGCTGCTGGAGCATCTGGAGTGTCTGGTGTCTCGACACGAGCGCTCCCTCAGGATGACGGTGGTGAAGCGGCAGGCTCAGTCTCCAGCCGGCGTCTCCAGCGAGGTGGAAGTGCTCAAAGCCCTCAAATCCCTCTTTGAGCACCACAAGGCCCTGGATGAGAAG gtGCGTGAGCGTCTGCGTGTGGCGTTGGAGAGATGCAGCATTCTGGAGGAGCAGCTGACGGCCTCACACAAAGAG cttatGTTCATGAAGGAGCAGAACAGTCAGAAGAAGCTGATTATCGACGCATCAGCAGAAATCAACCACAGCTCTGATGCCACGCCAAATGCTAACGGCAAG cAGCGTCTGTCAGACATATCCGTGGCTCTGGATGCGGGCAGTGTGTCTGAGGGGGATCTGCAGGAGCTGATGGAGCGTCAGAGTAAagagctgctgctgctgaagGAGAGAGTGGCGTCTCTGATCAGCCGAGAGTCTGAGCTGGAGGAGGATCTGGACACGGCCCGCAGAGACCTCATCAAGAGTGAAGACGCCAACAGCCGACTGCAGAGAGACCTGCGagag TCTCTAGCGCAGAAGGATGATATGGAGGAGCGCATCACCACGCTGGAGAAACGATACCTGTCGGCTCAGAGGGAAGCCACGTCTGTGCACGACCTCAACGACAAGCTGGAGAACGAGATCGCCAACAAGGACTCGCTGCTCTGCCAG ctggaGGAGAAGAGCCGTCAGCTGCAGGAGAGGCTGGAGTTGGCGGAACAGAAGCTCCAGCAGACGCTCCGTAAGGCCGAGACGCTGCCCGAGGTGGAGGCAGAGCTGGCGCAGAGAGTCGTGGCCCTCACCAAG gcGGAGGAGCGTCATGGGAATGTGGAGGAGCGTCTGCGGCAGATGGAGGCGCAATTGGAGGAGAAGAACCAGGAGCTGCTGAGG GCGCGTCAGCGGGAGAAGATGAACGAGGAGCACAACAAGCGTCTGTCGGAGACGGTGGACAAACTGCTGTCAGAGTCCAACGAGAGGCTGCAGCTGCACCTGAAGGAGCGCATGACGGCGCTGGAGGacaag AACGCCCTGATCCGAGACCTGGAGCACACCAAGAAGATGATCGAGGAGGCGCACCAtgagaag gAGCAGCTGCTCATCCAGATCGAGACCATGAGGACGGAGCACGAGAGGGGCCGCAGTAGGAGCAACTCACTGCTGCATCATGG CCGTTCCCACATGAGCGGGACTCCAGATTTCCGGTACCCGGTGTCGGTGTCGTCAGCGATGGACAGTCAGTACAGCGGTGCGCTGGTGCTCAGGAGACCTCAGAAGGGGAGAGTGTCTGCACTCAGAGACGAGCCGTCcaag ACGCTGGACGAGCAGGACTGGGACCGGCTGCAGCAGGCTAATGTTCTGGCTAACGTAGCGCACGCGTTTGAGAGCGACATGGACATGTCAGACGTGGAGGACGACAGAGAGACGGTCTTCAGCTCCATGGACCTGCTGTCTCCTGCTGGACAGGCGGACGCTCAGACGCTAGCGCTAATGCTACAGGAGCAGCTGGACGCCATCAACAACGAGatacg gatgaTCCAGGAGGAGAAGGAGTGTACGGCGCTGCGGGCGGAGCAGATCGAGTCTCGGGTGGGCAGCGGTGATGATCTGGGCAGCCGCTTCCGCCCGCTGCCGCCCTCCTTCCACAGCTCCGCCCACAGCGAGGCGTCGCCGCCCGGATCAGGACACTCCACCCCCCGCCGAGAGCTGGACCGCATGGGGGTCATGACCCtg tGTGCGCAGGATGATAAAGCCACCATCCGCTGTGAGACGTCTCCTCCCTCCACCCCTTCCTCCATCAGGCTGCACAGAGGAGCGCTGCACACCGCCAGCCATGAGGACCTCCGGGACCCCCGCAg cgcgGGGCTCCAGGACGGGGCCTCCAGTAACCCCAGCAGCAGTAACAGCAGTCAGGACTCCCTCAATAAAGGCACCAAGAAGAAGAGCATCAAGTCCTCCATCGGCCGGCTGTTCGCCAAGAAGGAGAAGAGCAGAGCTGCTGCGGGCCGAGAGACAGCTGcgccag CTCTGGCAGGATCAGCAGACGGCAGCGGCTCTCAGGACTCTATGACCCTCAGTAAGCTGGGCCCCGCCGAGAAGAACCGCAAACTGCAGAAGAA TCGTAGCCCACAGTCAGG gcatgAGCTGCTGGAGGAGGCGTGTCGTCAGGGTCTGCCCTTTGCTCAGTGGGACGGTCCTACAGTGGTGGTGTGGCTGGAg CTGTGGGTGGGGATGCCCGCCTGGTACGTGGCGGCGTGTCGTGCCAATGTGAAGAGCGGCGCCATCATGTCTGCGCTGTCGGACACagagatccagcgggagatcggCATCAGTAACCCGCTGCACCGGCTCAAGCTGAGACTCGCCATCCAGGAGATCATGTCCCTCACCAGCCCCTCAGCCCCGCCCACCTCCAgaacg ACTCTGGCTTATGGGGACATGAACCATGAGTGGATCGGGAACGACTGGCTGCCCAGTCTGGGTCTGCCGCAGTACCGCAGCTACTTCATGGAGTCGCTGGTGGACGCCCGCATGCTGGACCACCTGACCAAGAAGGACCTGCGCAGCCAGCTGAAGATGGTGGACAGCttccacag GAACAGTTTTCAGTGTGGTGTGATGTGTCTGAGACGGCTGAACTACGACAGGAAAGAGCTGGAGCGCAGACGAGAGGAGACGCAGACAGAAGGCaacg atgtgcTGGTGTGGACGAATGAGCGTGTGGTGAGCTGGGTCCAGGCGATCGGGCTGAAGGATTACGCTGCCAATCTGCTGGAGAGCGGCGTTCACGGAGCGCTCATCGCCCTCGACGAAACCTTCGACCACAACGCCCTCGCCCTCCTGCTGCAGATCCCTACACAGTGCACTCAG gcgcgGGCACTGCTGGAGCAGGAGTACAGGCAGCTGCTGAGCGGTGGGACGGAAAGACGGCaggaggag gatgaTGATAAGAGTTTCCGGCGTGCTCCATCTTGGAGGAAGAAGTTCAGGCCTAAAGACGTGCGCGGTATGAGTGTGAGCGCGGCGGACACACTGCCGGCCAGCTTCAGGGTGAGCGCAGGAGACGCCAACACTGCTGCCCTCATCAACAGGAAAACACAGCTGGACG GTGGTGTGAGTGGAGTTCAGCGTCTGGATGCGGCTGCCGTCAGGACCTACTCCTGCTGA
- the ppfia1 gene encoding liprin-alpha-1 isoform X9: protein MMCEVMPTISEAEVCSAGGALGSGSPVQTDSEGHFESLMVSMLEERDRLLDTLRETQENLCVAQSKLHEISHERDSLQRQLNSALPQEFAALTKEVNMCREQLLEREEEIAELKAERNNTRLLLEHLECLVSRHERSLRMTVVKRQAQSPAGVSSEVEVLKALKSLFEHHKALDEKVRERLRVALERCSILEEQLTASHKELMFMKEQNSQKKLIIDASAEINHSSDATPNANGKQRLSDISVALDAGSVSEGDLQELMERQSKELLLLKERVASLISRESELEEDLDTARRDLIKSEDANSRLQRDLRESLAQKDDMEERITTLEKRYLSAQREATSVHDLNDKLENEIANKDSLLCQLEEKSRQLQERLELAEQKLQQTLRKAETLPEVEAELAQRVVALTKAEERHGNVEERLRQMEAQLEEKNQELLRARQREKMNEEHNKRLSETVDKLLSESNERLQLHLKERMTALEDKNALIRDLEHTKKMIEEAHHEKEQLLIQIETMRTEHERGRSRSNSLLHHGRSHMSGTPDFRYPVSVSSAMDSQYSGALVLRRPQKGRVSALRDEPSKVQTLDEQDWDRLQQANVLANVAHAFESDMDMSDVEDDRETVFSSMDLLSPAGQADAQTLALMLQEQLDAINNEIRMIQEEKECTALRAEQIESRVGSGDDLGSRFRPLPPSFHSSAHSEASPPGSGHSTPRRELDRMGVMTLCAQDDKATIRCETSPPSTPSSIRLHRGALHTASHEDLRDPRSAGLQDGASSNPSSSNSSQDSLNKGTKKKSIKSSIGRLFAKKEKSRAAAGRETAAPALAGSADGSGSQDSMTLSKLGPAEKNRKLQKNRSPQSGHELLEEACRQGLPFAQWDGPTVVVWLELWVGMPAWYVAACRANVKSGAIMSALSDTEIQREIGISNPLHRLKLRLAIQEIMSLTSPSAPPTSRTSSGNVWLTHEEMESLAATPPTEDEEGSWAQTLAYGDMNHEWIGNDWLPSLGLPQYRSYFMESLVDARMLDHLTKKDLRSQLKMVDSFHRNSFQCGVMCLRRLNYDRKELERRREETQTEGNDVLVWTNERVVSWVQAIGLKDYAANLLESGVHGALIALDETFDHNALALLLQIPTQCTQARALLEQEYRQLLSGGTERRQEEDDDKSFRRAPSWRKKFRPKDVRGMSVSAADTLPASFRVSAGDANTAALINRKTQLDGGVSGVQRLDAAAVRTYSC, encoded by the exons ATGATGTGCGAGGTGATGCCCACCATCAGTGAGGCGGAGGTCTGCAGTGCGGGCGGGGCTCTGGGCTCCGGGTCCCCAGTGCAGACGGACTCTGAGGGCCACTTTGAGTCTCTGATGGTGTCGATGCTGGAGGAGCGAGACCGGCTGCTGGACACACTGCGGGAAACACAGGAGAACCTGTGTGTGGCCCAGAGCAAACTCCACGAGATCAGCCACGAGAGAGACTCACTGCAGAGACAGCTGAACAGCGCACTGCCACAG GAGTTTGCTGCTCTGACGAAGGAAGTGAACATGTGTCGAGAGCAACTGCTGGAGCGAGAGGAGGAGATTGCAGAGCTGAAGGCCGAGAGGAACAACACACgc CTGCTGCTGGAGCATCTGGAGTGTCTGGTGTCTCGACACGAGCGCTCCCTCAGGATGACGGTGGTGAAGCGGCAGGCTCAGTCTCCAGCCGGCGTCTCCAGCGAGGTGGAAGTGCTCAAAGCCCTCAAATCCCTCTTTGAGCACCACAAGGCCCTGGATGAGAAG gtGCGTGAGCGTCTGCGTGTGGCGTTGGAGAGATGCAGCATTCTGGAGGAGCAGCTGACGGCCTCACACAAAGAG cttatGTTCATGAAGGAGCAGAACAGTCAGAAGAAGCTGATTATCGACGCATCAGCAGAAATCAACCACAGCTCTGATGCCACGCCAAATGCTAACGGCAAG cAGCGTCTGTCAGACATATCCGTGGCTCTGGATGCGGGCAGTGTGTCTGAGGGGGATCTGCAGGAGCTGATGGAGCGTCAGAGTAAagagctgctgctgctgaagGAGAGAGTGGCGTCTCTGATCAGCCGAGAGTCTGAGCTGGAGGAGGATCTGGACACGGCCCGCAGAGACCTCATCAAGAGTGAAGACGCCAACAGCCGACTGCAGAGAGACCTGCGagag TCTCTAGCGCAGAAGGATGATATGGAGGAGCGCATCACCACGCTGGAGAAACGATACCTGTCGGCTCAGAGGGAAGCCACGTCTGTGCACGACCTCAACGACAAGCTGGAGAACGAGATCGCCAACAAGGACTCGCTGCTCTGCCAG ctggaGGAGAAGAGCCGTCAGCTGCAGGAGAGGCTGGAGTTGGCGGAACAGAAGCTCCAGCAGACGCTCCGTAAGGCCGAGACGCTGCCCGAGGTGGAGGCAGAGCTGGCGCAGAGAGTCGTGGCCCTCACCAAG gcGGAGGAGCGTCATGGGAATGTGGAGGAGCGTCTGCGGCAGATGGAGGCGCAATTGGAGGAGAAGAACCAGGAGCTGCTGAGG GCGCGTCAGCGGGAGAAGATGAACGAGGAGCACAACAAGCGTCTGTCGGAGACGGTGGACAAACTGCTGTCAGAGTCCAACGAGAGGCTGCAGCTGCACCTGAAGGAGCGCATGACGGCGCTGGAGGacaag AACGCCCTGATCCGAGACCTGGAGCACACCAAGAAGATGATCGAGGAGGCGCACCAtgagaag gAGCAGCTGCTCATCCAGATCGAGACCATGAGGACGGAGCACGAGAGGGGCCGCAGTAGGAGCAACTCACTGCTGCATCATGG CCGTTCCCACATGAGCGGGACTCCAGATTTCCGGTACCCGGTGTCGGTGTCGTCAGCGATGGACAGTCAGTACAGCGGTGCGCTGGTGCTCAGGAGACCTCAGAAGGGGAGAGTGTCTGCACTCAGAGACGAGCCGTCcaag GTGCAGACGCTGGACGAGCAGGACTGGGACCGGCTGCAGCAGGCTAATGTTCTGGCTAACGTAGCGCACGCGTTTGAGAGCGACATGGACATGTCAGACGTGGAGGACGACAGAGAGACGGTCTTCAGCTCCATGGACCTGCTGTCTCCTGCTGGACAGGCGGACGCTCAGACGCTAGCGCTAATGCTACAGGAGCAGCTGGACGCCATCAACAACGAGatacg gatgaTCCAGGAGGAGAAGGAGTGTACGGCGCTGCGGGCGGAGCAGATCGAGTCTCGGGTGGGCAGCGGTGATGATCTGGGCAGCCGCTTCCGCCCGCTGCCGCCCTCCTTCCACAGCTCCGCCCACAGCGAGGCGTCGCCGCCCGGATCAGGACACTCCACCCCCCGCCGAGAGCTGGACCGCATGGGGGTCATGACCCtg tGTGCGCAGGATGATAAAGCCACCATCCGCTGTGAGACGTCTCCTCCCTCCACCCCTTCCTCCATCAGGCTGCACAGAGGAGCGCTGCACACCGCCAGCCATGAGGACCTCCGGGACCCCCGCAg cgcgGGGCTCCAGGACGGGGCCTCCAGTAACCCCAGCAGCAGTAACAGCAGTCAGGACTCCCTCAATAAAGGCACCAAGAAGAAGAGCATCAAGTCCTCCATCGGCCGGCTGTTCGCCAAGAAGGAGAAGAGCAGAGCTGCTGCGGGCCGAGAGACAGCTGcgccag CTCTGGCAGGATCAGCAGACGGCAGCGGCTCTCAGGACTCTATGACCCTCAGTAAGCTGGGCCCCGCCGAGAAGAACCGCAAACTGCAGAAGAA TCGTAGCCCACAGTCAGG gcatgAGCTGCTGGAGGAGGCGTGTCGTCAGGGTCTGCCCTTTGCTCAGTGGGACGGTCCTACAGTGGTGGTGTGGCTGGAg CTGTGGGTGGGGATGCCCGCCTGGTACGTGGCGGCGTGTCGTGCCAATGTGAAGAGCGGCGCCATCATGTCTGCGCTGTCGGACACagagatccagcgggagatcggCATCAGTAACCCGCTGCACCGGCTCAAGCTGAGACTCGCCATCCAGGAGATCATGTCCCTCACCAGCCCCTCAGCCCCGCCCACCTCCAgaacg TCTTCAGGGAATGTGTGGCTCACTCATGAGGAGATGGAGAGTCTGGCTGCGACGCCGCCCACG GAGGATGAGGAGGGCAGCTGGGCGCAG ACTCTGGCTTATGGGGACATGAACCATGAGTGGATCGGGAACGACTGGCTGCCCAGTCTGGGTCTGCCGCAGTACCGCAGCTACTTCATGGAGTCGCTGGTGGACGCCCGCATGCTGGACCACCTGACCAAGAAGGACCTGCGCAGCCAGCTGAAGATGGTGGACAGCttccacag GAACAGTTTTCAGTGTGGTGTGATGTGTCTGAGACGGCTGAACTACGACAGGAAAGAGCTGGAGCGCAGACGAGAGGAGACGCAGACAGAAGGCaacg atgtgcTGGTGTGGACGAATGAGCGTGTGGTGAGCTGGGTCCAGGCGATCGGGCTGAAGGATTACGCTGCCAATCTGCTGGAGAGCGGCGTTCACGGAGCGCTCATCGCCCTCGACGAAACCTTCGACCACAACGCCCTCGCCCTCCTGCTGCAGATCCCTACACAGTGCACTCAG gcgcgGGCACTGCTGGAGCAGGAGTACAGGCAGCTGCTGAGCGGTGGGACGGAAAGACGGCaggaggag gatgaTGATAAGAGTTTCCGGCGTGCTCCATCTTGGAGGAAGAAGTTCAGGCCTAAAGACGTGCGCGGTATGAGTGTGAGCGCGGCGGACACACTGCCGGCCAGCTTCAGGGTGAGCGCAGGAGACGCCAACACTGCTGCCCTCATCAACAGGAAAACACAGCTGGACG GTGGTGTGAGTGGAGTTCAGCGTCTGGATGCGGCTGCCGTCAGGACCTACTCCTGCTGA